In Terriglobales bacterium, the genomic window TGTTGCGCGAAGAGCTTCGTCTGACCGGCACGAAGGAAGGATGCGGCGAAGGCGAGTGCGGCGCCTGCTCCGTGATGATGAATGGCAAGCTGGTGAATAGCTGCCTGATTCCGGCATTGCAGGCCGATGGGTCGCAGATCACGACGATTGAGGGAATCGCCAGCGGCGACCAGCTTCACGCCGTGCAGCAGGCATTTCTCGAATGCGGTGGCGCTCAGTGCGGCATCTGCACGCCGGGCATGATTTTGGCAGCGCTGAATCTGCTGCAATACACGACTGCGC contains:
- a CDS encoding (2Fe-2S)-binding protein; this encodes MAKVKISMTVNGTVHSVETWPMMRLLDVLREELRLTGTKEGCGEGECGACSVMMNGKLVNSCLIPALQADGSQITTIEGIASGDQLHAVQQAFLECGGAQCGICTPGMILAALNLLQYTTAPSEADIRNGLAGNLCRCTGYMRIFESVLKACRQEGMRA